The window CAGAGCAAAGGAGATGTCGACACGTTTGCCGTCCGACTGGACGAAGGTCAAACGCTGGTCGCCGATCTCGAGGCGCATCGCACGCTGGGTTCGCAGATCGATGCCCTCCTCGAGATCGTTTCGTCCGAAGGCTTTGTCCTGGCACGCAACCACGACGATCAGGAAATCGACCCTCGTATCGTGTTTACAGCCCCCAAGAGCGGCGTCTACCTGGTTCGTACGTTTGGATTTCCCGCGACGCCGAATAGCTCGATCGTCCTGGCCGGCGACGCTTCGATCGTCTATCGGCTGACGCTGACAGTGCAAGGTTTTCTGGATTATTCACTGCCGCTGGCCGTTTCGCCCGAAGCTCAACAGGTGGAAGCCCACGGTTGGAGCCTGCCTGCCGACGCGCAACATCTGATCCCACGAATCCTCCCATCGTCGAAGCAGGCCGTGCTATTTCATCCACAACTGGCCAACTTGCTGATCCTGCCGATCGATCGACATCCGTCGCTTCTAGCGAACGAGCCCAGCAAACTGGCCGGCCCGCAAACGATCGAACTGCCCGTAACGATCACAGGGCGGATCGAGGAACCGCGGGATGAAGATTCGTTTCGATTCCATGCCAAGGCGGGCGAGACAATCGACGTTCGTATTGAAAGCCGGTCACTCGGCTATCCACTCGATCCGGTCCTCACCGTGCGGGATGCGCAAGAGAAGGTGCTTTCTCGCACCGACGATTCCGGCACCAGCCGGGACATCCAACTTCCGGTCGCCATCGCGGCCGACGGTGAATACCAATTCACTGTGTCCGACCTGCACCGACACGGCGGACCGCGCTACGTCTATCGACTGACGGCCGCCGTGGCCCGCCCCGATTTTGCGCTATCGCTCACCGGCGACACGTTCAAAGCGACTGTAGGCCAGAAAGTTGAGCTACCCGTCACCGTAGCACGCCTAAATGGCTTCAAAGAGGCAATCAATGTGCGAGTCGAGGGATTGCCACCCGGCGCAAGCGCCGAGGCTGCGACATCGCTTGCCGAGGGAGATTCGGCCAAGGCCGTGAAGTTGACGATCACCGCCGGTGATACGCCATTCGCAGGACCGATTCGCATGATCGGCACGATCACAGACGCCGTCGCCGAGACACGAGTCGCCGACGCACCGCTCGCCGGACGCCCGCAACGAACCACCGACATCTGGCTGACGATCGGCGCGGCCGAAAAGAAGTGATGGTCCGCGGAAATGTGATGCCGTCGGCGGCACAACGCACGCCCCGAGATCATGGCAAGG is drawn from Pirellulales bacterium and contains these coding sequences:
- a CDS encoding PPC domain-containing protein, which produces MPPYYCALLVWALLFVHVSNAAPPQWKYLFPAGGQLGTTVEVEAHGTFDHWPLQVWIDRPGASVQAQETKGKFTVTVGSDAIPGLYWMRFYDSEGPTPLVPFIVGTLPEVVEQEPNNSSAKRQELSSPNVIVNGRLQSKGDVDTFAVRLDEGQTLVADLEAHRTLGSQIDALLEIVSSEGFVLARNHDDQEIDPRIVFTAPKSGVYLVRTFGFPATPNSSIVLAGDASIVYRLTLTVQGFLDYSLPLAVSPEAQQVEAHGWSLPADAQHLIPRILPSSKQAVLFHPQLANLLILPIDRHPSLLANEPSKLAGPQTIELPVTITGRIEEPRDEDSFRFHAKAGETIDVRIESRSLGYPLDPVLTVRDAQEKVLSRTDDSGTSRDIQLPVAIAADGEYQFTVSDLHRHGGPRYVYRLTAAVARPDFALSLTGDTFKATVGQKVELPVTVARLNGFKEAINVRVEGLPPGASAEAATSLAEGDSAKAVKLTITAGDTPFAGPIRMIGTITDAVAETRVADAPLAGRPQRTTDIWLTIGAAEKK